The proteins below come from a single Prochlorococcus marinus CUG1415 genomic window:
- a CDS encoding photosystem II protein Y, which yields MLRAIVVFAPIIAAVAWVIFNIQKPAREQFSRQFRNK from the coding sequence ATGTTAAGAGCTATTGTCGTTTTTGCCCCAATAATTGCAGCAGTTGCATGGGTTATTTTTAATATTCAAAAACCTGCAAGAGAGCAATTTAGTAGACAAT
- a CDS encoding high light inducible protein, which translates to MTPEAERFNGWAAMLGFVAAVGAYVTTGQIIPGWF; encoded by the coding sequence ATGACTCCTGAAGCAGAACGTTTTAATGGTTGGGCCGCAATGTTAGGTTTCGTTGCAGCTGTTGGTGCTTATGTAACTACTGGGCAAATTATTCCAGGTTGGTTCTAA